Below is a window of Populus alba chromosome 2, ASM523922v2, whole genome shotgun sequence DNA.
CCCTGATGTCACCGTATGATATGATGTTGAATGTTTTTACCTTTGGTGCGCCTTTGCTGGATTTCAAAGCTAAAATGACTTGGGCCCCGGCCATGCCGGTGCCGTTAAGGTTGATGCCCCAACCGGTCCAGCCATCGGGTTTGGCCGGAGAAGCGATGAACGCGACTGAGAGTGAGGAGTTGGAGGAGTTGTAGGTGTAGTGCAGGTATGACTTGAGGACAGGTAGGTCAGTGCAGGTAGTGTAATTGTTGTTGGTGAATTTTTGTGAGGTGCAGGTTAGTGAATGTGTGGGCAAGACTAGCAGAAGACAGagggaaaaaaacagagagagggcAGAAAAGGGAAGGGAAGCCATTGTCAAGACAAAGGGAGGAGCTTGTGTGAGGATAGTCCTCTAGATTTGTAAGATCATATATAGACCAAAGTGGGGGTGTGGCGTCCACCAAAGAGTGCAAGTGAGGTGTAAGGTGTATGCTATTTACAGTGTGTGTGCACCAATTAGTTGGTGACACGTAAACATGGGGGTGAGGTCTTGGACGTGGATTTATGTGATTGGTCAGACGAATTGTGGTAGTTGACTTGGATTTGCGGAGGTGGGAGTCGGTGGGGGGCTCGAAGAAAGGGGAGGAGGGAAGATCTTAAAGGAAGCGGGAAGATCTTAAAGGAAGCATTAAAGGAATGTGGAAAGGGCATGTGGGTGATGCCTAGCTACTTGCAAAAATGTACCGTTAAAGGAGCAGTGAGGAGTGGTGGCGTTGAAATGTAGGGGAGTTCATGTTCACACTTCAATGTTCATATTTCTTTATAATTCAATTCAcgaaacttttaaatatttttatttgaacatcaATGCAACGGTACTATAGCTAGAACACCTCTCAGAAAGTGTCCACATCTCCTGTCTACGTGAAAGTACAAGATTTCAATGCAAACATGTGAATTGACGGCCCAAAAAACGTTTGACTGAGAAATTGGTTTGAGCAAACATGGCTGTGAGTTCTTATCAtcatattcattaaaataatattgttttttttataaaataattcttgtTATTAACTCAATTAGAGCCAATTAAACTTAACTCGAATCAGATTCTAGATCACAGACTTGGATCAAATTTAACATCTACAGTTTTGAAATTGGATTTATCGCACTTAGGAAATTTGAGGTTGGGTGGAGAAAATGTTGGTATCATCGCATTTGTGTGAACCGGCGGCTGAAATCCCAtcataaaaaagggaaaaaaaatcagcaaaggATCCTTCGGTTCTTTGTTTCAGGCTTGAAAAGGGCAGCCAATAAAGCCAATAAAGCTCTCCCTCCCTCAAAAAAGAAGTCGGAAAGATGACTCCGTGCACTGAATAACTTGTTTGGTAATTGATCATTGAGCAATCCACAAGACATCGAATCCTTATTGACCAATGTGAACTTCACCGATTATCCAGAGATTTTGACTCCAGGCTGAGATTGCGTTGGTCAAAATGAGCTGCTAGACTTAAATAGACTAATACCAAATCTTCAAagcacagagagagagagagagagagagagagagagagagagagagagaatttcccaatttatgttttattaattattttaaaacttcatctaaaaaaaattatctatttataGAAATATTACTTTGCAATTTAGTTGTAAGTCAACCAATGATGATGGTTGTGTTtcgatgtttattttttgtaattaatattttgagttCCAATCttatgtataaaatatattatttgtaaaagagttttatttttttaagctgaCCCTACTTTATCAGATTATTCGAAGTTTAATGAGCTTTATAAACTGAAAtttacacaaaaataaaataaaactgtgagacagtaaaataaaattatgagacAACAGAAGGCTcgcaattaaaaatacaaaaaaagaaaaaaaaactcacgtACTAGTTTAATAGTTATTTGATATACAATAGCCGTTGTTTtagtgttaataataaaaaatataaaagctcctgaattaaaatatatatttattctaatattaaaaatataatttaactggttaggtttttacaaattattaatttgaattttataaattttaaaattattaaaatatttatatgatttttaactttaaaacttataaaattagttaaaatatatttaaactgatttgaataatatttataataatataaaaaaatattaaatatttgttttgctattaggaaaaaaaaaaaaaaaaaactttaccgACCAATTTCTCGGGTCCCTTTGAAAAAGGTGATTCTGCCCCTGCCAGCCAGGCTTCGATTTGTGTGGAGAAGGGTAAACAAGACAATTCAAGCTTGTAATCCAGTGGATTGTGTCACACGACACAGTTGTAAATGCAGGGCTCGAATTTTAAGTAAAGAAATATATACAATTGGGATTGACTCCAGTATGAATACAGGTGCAGCGAATTAATATGACCATGCATGTGAACAGAACATAGAACACGGTCAGATTCATTGTTTATCTTTATCTtagcttattattttatttatttttttatatatatatccactgttttcttatttatttatttgcttactAAGAGGTTTGCTCTCTGATCTTTCCACACTTCAGTAGTAagttacaaattttaaaatgtccTCCATATGCTAGAAATGCTTCTACAGGAtacttaattattaattataaaaggcATAATTGGCGAGTGAACCTAAAATTAGTtcgggttaaaaaaatataaaaaaataattttaattgacaACATTGGAAAATTTGATTTACCAATGACCTTGGTTGTTTGAGCTTGATCTGGTCAAAAATCAACTCGTCAACTtgctaaaattttttattaaaataatattattttgattttttttttaaaaaaataaaatttagaattaacaTAAAGGTTGGTTTGAattaactcatatttttttttataatgtggGTGTCCGAGTCAGCTTGTACACATCTTAACTAATCTCGCAAgccttaaagttaataattatataaacttttagttTAAAGGAACTCGAActtgtaattattatattataaatctaaaatatgaaCAGTTTAGCCTTTAAATTTACAACTATAATAAAAGGAATGCTACCGTGAGTTTTTAACCAAGGTGTGAAACGGGTATGAAAGGTTTGCTTCAGAGCATGTCACAAGTAATTGGGATTTCGAAATCTGTTTAGCATCTGTTggtaataaataatagtttgattttattgtagAATGTTGTGGGTTAAGATGGAAAAGGATGGCTTATCCTGACACTTGTATTTATGATGCACCGTTTAACGAGAATATAGTTTATTAATTCTCAAAATCcttctataatataaaataaaaaattagaaagttaTGATTTCTAAACAGAGTAATTGAGGCCTTTTTAGCATATTGAATCATTAAAAGGGGGGGCCCAAAATGGGTTTTTAGAGTGGATTTTGATCCTGAAGATGGGTTTTTTTGGCTATTTTAATCTCACCATCGAATATAGATATGTGAATTAGGTTTCcgaattaataaaatatagtttatcaatctgatatatataattatcaactatatgttttatgtcaatttattttattatatgtctAAGAAAGCAACCAAAACCTTATTAgatttagattaaaaataacattgatATAATCCATcatattattcttaattttcgGACAGCTCAATCCCACATTACTTtgcaaaaattattataaacagcATGCTCTAATAAGCTTTGTCCAAATGTTCCAATAAACAATCATGTCTACTAACTTTCTATCAACATGTTAACTGATGACTCCTAAAATACACAGTAAGCTGTCAGGATCCGGTAAAAAAGCATATCAAAGTGTTTGTGTTCGTACTGCAGTAGTTTTTGCAGTTAAGGCAAGTTTTTCGTaactaaaatcttaaaattcatataaaattacagtgcgtgttaattaattaaatatttttaaaattatgattaagaaAAAAGGCACATTCAAGACGGTGGTCTCTAATTATGGTTGTCTTTTTAGCAACAAGCATAAGCTCATTTAACCTATAATTTTAAGACTCATTCTGATTTAAGATCCTGAATTTCGAGTTTTGATCGGGTTACCAGGTTGactggatcatttttttttaaattaaaacgactttttttattaaaaaaataaaaagtcaatggTTTATAATCGGGTTCTTGTCGAGTGAACCGAGTCGCCTGATCAGCCGAAGTTatgctagattttttttattttttttttttcttcaaccagaCACGGTTCTAACCCAGATCAGTCGGATCTTGATTGACCTGCTGttttcaaaactatatatttaacaTTCGAAAATCACTCAGGATGATGAAAACTTCTTTCTCAAACGGACCAGGGTGGGCCAACCCTCGCAAAGCTCTTATCATGTTAATTTGGTATGATTATCTGACATTAATCGGTAATTAGTAGATAGTAGAACTTTTTAGTAGATTGGTGAAACATGGTGGAAATCTCTAGATTGTCAGCTACATACTAATTATTACACAGCTGTAAGTAGGTGACATCTTTCAAATGACCCCTCCTGTCTTGTGCTCAAGGCAAGAAGGATCAGCTTGTGGGGCATGGAATTATGATCCTTTTCTACATTAGCATCATTTCTCCTCAAGGAACACATCAATCACGCGCGCTTCACCGTTTCagccatggaaaaaaaaaaataccctggACAAACGAGCTGAAAGCTTCATTGATGCTTGCTTTTTAGCTTGCCTGGATCAGTCAATGGCAACTTGGGATAATTGCCATTAGCCATGTTCTTTAGAAAATCATGATCTTGTGTTATATTCTCTTATGAATATGAGAGGATCTAGATACTTAATGGCCAACTCCAACTTCTGTACATCGTCTACAATGTTTATCTAGCTTACAGAGGAGGTCCCCCGAATTTAGTTTTCAAATAAGTTGTTGTTGAAGGTATTTTTGGTTCTCTGTTTTGCTTCTCATAAATACATCACAGATTCAGGAAGGGAACAGCATTAATTCATGGTCTAGCTAGTGTAGCCAGGAAAAGTTGAGGCCTCTTACTGTGTATCAAAGAGATGCTTCGGTTCTCTCAGAACACCTCCCGAGGGTTCAAATTCTGGTAAATTTGTCATCCGAGATGATAGATTTGGAAGGGTAAATTAGCCGTGTAAAATGTTTAAGAAAAGTCTAGTTTAGAGAAGTTAGTTAGTTCAAGGCTGTGAAATCTAAATGTGTTTTTCGTTGTAATCACGCGCGCTCTTGACTTGTTTTAACAAGTTGTTCGATTATGGATTCTAAGAATCTTTTCTGCAAACTCATTAACAGTTAATTCTACTTACCTTCAATCTTTTATCCTACAGAACAATGTACACGACAGAAGACTCTTCTGGTTTCTCTTTCTAATGATTTACACCAGTCTTATTATTCACAGATAATGAGCTAGACATATCAGCAATTTCTCGGAGCCTCCTGCTGGATCTAATCAACTAGTCTACAACTCTTAGTGGCTGTTTGGTGGGGTTGGAATTGCTATCAAACAAAGCCTTAGAGACCCACCCTAATACTTCTTAGCCCAGTAAATATAATTCAGCAAGTTGAGGAAGTTCAGAATACAAAGAATTGTGTAAAATAGATCCAAACGGTTGTGATTCAAATTATGTCCCCCAAGCCATTCATGATCCAATTTGCCAGTAATAGAGTTGATTATGGAAACTAGTACGGAGCTAAGGAAGTAGCCCATGGAGGTAGAGCACCATGACAAAGCAGTGCAAAAACTTCTCATGTTATCAGGTGCTTCCGAGTAGAAAAATTCAAGCATCCCCTCAAGAGTCAGCATGTCTGAAACACCCAACAAAAGGTACTGCCACCCTAGCCAAAACACAGACAATGTGTGCCCGTTCCCTGCTGCTTCACGTCTCTTAAACTCAATAATAGCAGCCACGGCCATGGATGCTGATGCTAGTGCTAACCCGAGTCCAATCCTCTTGAGTGGGTCGAGACTGTAATGGTTTTCCGACATCTTGTTCTTGTAAGAGTTTGCTAGATGTTCGAATATAGGTATGCTGGCAAGCACGACTACGAGGGGGAACACTGTCAATGACTGGGTAGGGATTTGGAAATTGTTTAGTTTTCTACTCATGATGCTCCCTTGCTCCACTGAAAATGTCTGTAGCTGGGCCAGGCAGCAGTTCATCATTATTGTGCTAGCAAAGATGGGAAGCAGGCCAAGGAAGGTCCTTGTTTCCTTGACCTGAACTGCACTAATGGTGTCATCAAATAATGCCTTGTCTAGGAATCTGCATGTCACATAGTCAGGAACAGAATTATATTCAAAGATTTGGAGCTCAAGAATAGTTTTCTGTTACTCTAACATACTATCTTTTACTTAATGATACTATGTAACtgttggataaaaataaaagaatagttAATTTGAAACAGTAATCTCAGGAAGCATAACTTTAAACACAACCAAAGATTGAAAATCAAACTGTGAAGTATAAAGTAAAATCTACCTGAACTTCTTACGGGATCTTTctccaatttcatcatttattagCTCTAGTGATCCTGACGAGACTTTTCGGTTCCGAGAAGCAGAAGCAAATACCTATGCAGTGCCACACATGCCAAAGGAAAAGGGTGCCTCAATGATTAGCACCTAGTAGACTGGCTGAGTTTTTAATATTCTTGATTAATTAATGTTCGTTACAACTTCTCTACCTTTAAGATTCTAGTGATTGGACTCCCACCAGGTCTTTTGAACCTGTAAATTGGAAAACCTGCAATGAAAATGCAAAGCGCCACACCCAAGACAACAACTGATATCTTAAAACTCCAATTCCAGCCTCGGTTCTCTTCAATCCATACCATAATAGTCGAGGACAGCAAGCCTCCTATGCATAAAGAGAAGAAGAACCAGTTGAAAAATGAGGAAATGGACCGCCGCTTGCTGTGGTCGGACTGATCAGCACCGTGTGCAGGCAAGGTAGCCTTGATTCCACCAACTCCTGTCGCAATAGCATAGAGTCCACTAAAAAGAACAGCAGCTTGAGAACTAGAAGGCTTTTCTTGCAATGCTGGTTGCAATCGAGCGTCATGAGCTTGAACGGTCAAAAGGATCATCCCCTTCAAAAAGTCCATGAATTACATAAACACAACCTAGTCGCATGTAACTAAATCAAGACAAAAATGAGCGTTGAAGTACTGCATATATACCAGTAACTCTATTATACAGAAGACAACGAAAGTCCTGAATCTGGTGAAGAAAGAGTCGCCGATGAACCCACCAAATATTGTGAGaagaaaagaggttccaatAAAATTAGTCACCATGTTTGCAGATTCAGAGATACTGTAATGCATTGTCTTAGTGAAGTATGCCACAAAGTTGGTGGCGTTAGACAAGAATACCAAGTTCTCTAACACCTCCACaactgagaaaaagaaaattacatagATGATTAACAGTCTTTCTTGTGTAGACAACTTCAGTTGTGTTAAATGTTTctaaatttctttgttttagttGACAATAAACTAGATATCATAGCTACTTTTATTtgataacaattattttcaGAACTCGACCTCAGGCCCTAGCTATATCCCTTCCCTTGTTTTGCTGGGAGACTATCGATCATTGACCTTAAACcctttaatgataaaaatagatgccgaatatttcttgattttttaattaattttattttgtcaatgaTTCCATCATTCTGTctgtaattaaattcaaaatttctgaTAGACATATGCCGCTGATATTATTATCAGAAAGTCCCGACGAAATATCCGTTTCTATTTGAAATTTTCTGGTGGTGACCGAATATTTTCCTCTTCTACACtgtttaaaaagatgaaaaccaCAGTACCACCTTTATATATGAAATACCACTAACAGGATCTACCAGTTGTAAAAGCCTTCCTAGATGATGCAATAAAATCAGTTCTATTGAATGCATGATTGACATAACAGCTAGATTTGACCTCAGAAAATGCTTTATGGCTCAGAAATCATAGTTAAAAAGACCTGGATCCTTACAAGGGCacgcacacaaaaaaaaaaaaaaagcatgcattttgacagaaaagaaaaatggtacTAGTTTTAACAGTTACCACAAGCCAAACTAGCAGCTCTCATTCCACCATGCTTTTTAGGATCTGCCTTCTTCCCTCTCCAGTCGAAGTACTCCTCGATTCCACTATTCCCCTCTTTCGTTTCCTATTATATTTATACATAGAagcaagaaaagagaagaatattGAGCAAATTTTACTATTGTTTAATTTTCTCTGATTAAGATAATAGTCCATTCTGAAACCACAAAGCATGTACGGACATATCTAGCCTCCTCTATATGTGACTAGCTACCACCATGATCACCCAACTGGGGGGAGGCTTGGAGTGTCAATATAGCAAAAAGTATGGTAGCAGTCACTCACCATGAGGGACGGAATTTGAGATCTCTCTCGATCGCCAAATCAAACTAAACTAGCtcaaagaaatagagaaaagaagtTAATTATGAATAAGGGGTTGGTGTTGCTTTCGCTTTCCAATATGTGGATTGGTGGCTTGGTGTTGATCGCATCtggaaaacaattttatctAGTAGATAAGAAGAGAATAGATTCCTGTGTTGAGGTTTCTACAGAAAAAATTCCCAAGGAGGGAAGTTGCGGTTGCTTCTATCACTGAACAAAGTTGACATATGGACAAGGATTCTGCATGCTGTCGAGAGCaaattaaatagtaattaatgCATGGGCAGGGATTCACCGGATTCTCTCATTTAACAGCTTGCATGGAGGTTAAGGATTTGAAATATGCCATTCTAATCCTCTTCTTCCCGTTCTTATTTACTGTATTAAACCCATTACTCTTACAAAAGTTCAATGTATCTGTACTTGACAATGTATTTGgatgattttcattttatttttttgcatttcaggATTGGATAGTCACTAAATCATTTTCTGTGCTGCGTTGTTACTTGGATCAAAAActggctaatatttttttaataaaaaaattaaattatataagaattgatttaatatgaCGTGATTAATTTAATGAGTCCAAAAACAACATATAcaattagtaaaaaaacattgtttgactaaaaaatttaaagcaatattttaaaaaataaaaatattgagacgaCAACATATTAAATGGAATcgggtcaactcgggttaaccttTTTAAAATATGCAACTAGAAtaatgagaccatgataacccatataaagtaaattgaaacaatttatgaagttcaattcttaaacaacctaatgttgaaagataaaattaaaaaataaaataaaataaatgatccAAGTCAATATAAGTTAACCTGCTACATCCACGACCGGCTCAAGAGATTATGATAACCTcacataatataattaaaataaattatgaaacttaattatcaACCAACTCAATGTTGCAagtagaaattgaaaataaaatcaatttttaaaaaataaaaataaaaaaatgagccGAGTCAACATGGGTTAACCCACAAAACTCATGATTCGAGTTATGAAAtcaggataacctcatagaaagtaaacataaaaaataacccaagtcAACCCGAGTTAAACTGTCAAGTCTGTTATATGGGTTATGAGACTAGGATAaacctatagaaaacaaatagaacaaattatgaaacttaataaactcattgttgaatgataaaattttttaaaaaaaaatatatcaatctaaaaaaatgacACATTAAAATGACTTTATTCTACCTAGGTTAACTCACAAAACTCATGACTTGAAACATAAGACCagattaatcttataaaaagcaaaccgaaacaaatgaaaaatttatttcttaaccaAATCAATGTTGAAGATGTTTAAAGAtggaacttgaaaaaaaattatcaattaaaaaagataataaaaaaacactttatttaactaggttaacctattaaatccATGACATAGGTTATAAGATTAAGATAATCACacgaaaaacaaac
It encodes the following:
- the LOC118049951 gene encoding protein NRT1/ PTR FAMILY 4.2, with translation METKEGNSGIEEYFDWRGKKADPKKHGGMRAASLACVVEVLENLVFLSNATNFVAYFTKTMHYSISESANMVTNFIGTSFLLTIFGGFIGDSFFTRFRTFVVFCIIELLGMILLTVQAHDARLQPALQEKPSSSQAAVLFSGLYAIATGVGGIKATLPAHGADQSDHSKRRSISSFFNWFFFSLCIGGLLSSTIMVWIEENRGWNWSFKISVVVLGVALCIFIAGFPIYRFKRPGGSPITRILKVFASASRNRKVSSGSLELINDEIGERSRKKFRFLDKALFDDTISAVQVKETRTFLGLLPIFASTIMMNCCLAQLQTFSVEQGSIMSRKLNNFQIPTQSLTVFPLVVVLASIPIFEHLANSYKNKMSENHYSLDPLKRIGLGLALASASMAVAAIIEFKRREAAGNGHTLSVFWLGWQYLLLGVSDMLTLEGMLEFFYSEAPDNMRSFCTALSWCSTSMGYFLSSVLVSIINSITGKLDHEWLGGHNLNHNRLDLFYTILCILNFLNLLNYIYWAKKY